A genomic segment from Triticum dicoccoides isolate Atlit2015 ecotype Zavitan chromosome 1A, WEW_v2.0, whole genome shotgun sequence encodes:
- the LOC119286948 gene encoding O-methyltransferase ZRP4-like, giving the protein MALTVKSTDDQAVLDAEHELWATTFSYIKSMALKSALDLRLADAIHHHGGAATLPQIAARVAVHPSKIPCLRRLMRTLTVSGVFSVVQQQDVVVPAAPVSNGSCNGAVAAEPLYALTPVSRLLVGSWNLVSIITMLLSPNFVTTFLGIGAWFEHALPDPCLFTQAHGEALWTMADHDATFDALINDGMVSDSSFIMDIAMRECGEVFQGIGSLMDVGGGLGAAAQAISRAFPSLECTVMDLDHVVDKAPAGTDVKYVVGDMFESVPPADAVFLKWVLHDWGHEDCVKILKNCKKSIPPRGKGGKVIIIDIVIGAGPSHVKHRELQSMFDLYMMIVDGIERDEQEWKKIFLEAGFSGYKIIPVLGFRSIIEVYA; this is encoded by the exons ATGGCGCTCACCGTCAAGAGCACCGACGACCAGGCCGTGCTGGACGCCGAGCACGAGCTCTGGGCGACCACATTCTCCTACATCAAGTCCATGGCGCTCAAGTCGGCCCTTGACCTCCGCCTCGCCGACGCCATCCACCACCACGGCGGCGCCGCCACCCTCCCTCAGATAGCCGCCAGGGTCGCGGTGCACCCGTCCAAGATCCCCTGCCTGCGCCGCCTCATGCGCACGCTCACCGTCTCGGGCGTCTTCAGCGTCGTCCAGCAGCAGGACGTCGTCGTTCCTGCTGCCCCCGTGAGCAACGGCAGCTGCAacggcgccgtcgccgccgagcccttGTACGCCCTCACGCCGGTCtcccgcctcctcgtcggctcgtggaacctggtctcgatcatcaccaTGCTCCTCAGCCCCAACTTCGTCACCACATTCCTGGGCATCGGCGCGTGGTTCGAGCACGCGCTGCCGGACCCGTGCCTCTTCACGCAGGCGCACGGCGAGGCCCTGTGGACGATGGCGGACCACGACGCCACCTTCGACGCGCTCATCAACGACGGGATGGTCTCGGACAGCAGCTTCATCATGGACATCGCCATGAGGGAGTGCGGCGAGGTCTTCCAGGGGATAGGCTCCCTGATGGACGTCGGGGGCGGCCTCGGCGCGGCGGCCCAGGCCATCTCCAGGGCGTTCCCAAGTCTGGAATGCACCGTGATGGACCTCGACCACGTCGTCGACAAGGCTCCGGCTGGCACCGACGTGAAGTACGTCGTCGGCGACATGTTCGAGAGCGTTCCGCCGGCAGACGCTGTCTTTCTCAAG TGGGTACTACATGACTGGGGACACGAGGACTGTGTCAAGATACTAAAGAACTGCAAGAAATCTATTCCTCCGAGAGGGAAAGGAGGAAAGGTAATAATCATCGACATAGTGATTGGAGCCGGGCCGTCACACGTAAAGCACCGGGAGCTGCAGTCCATGTTCGACCTCTACATGATGATTGTCGATGGCATTGAGCGAGATGAGCAAGAGTGGAAAAAGATCTTCCTCGAAGCTGGGTTTAGTGGCTACAAGATTATACCAGTTCTAGGGTTCAGGTCAATCATCGAGGTCTACGCGTAG